One Candidatus Omnitrophota bacterium genomic region harbors:
- a CDS encoding pyridoxamine 5'-phosphate oxidase family protein translates to MLTEIINESLKNREFINVATCDLQGRPNSVPKLLLKIEGESIYLVDYTIGRTYENLKVNPRVCLSFVNTETLKGYQINGGVEVITQGKSYEEIIGQVSQKQINLSIERVLKGVSTGKSHDNFELLAAAKKFAVFKIKMEEVVQVDYSGTVTREKTGQYKER, encoded by the coding sequence ATGCTGACCGAGATCATAAATGAATCGTTGAAGAACCGGGAATTCATCAATGTGGCTACCTGCGATCTGCAAGGCCGGCCTAATTCCGTGCCTAAGCTGTTGTTGAAGATCGAGGGTGAGTCCATTTATCTGGTGGATTATACCATCGGCAGGACCTATGAGAATCTGAAGGTCAATCCCCGGGTTTGCCTGTCGTTTGTGAACACCGAAACGCTTAAAGGTTATCAGATAAACGGAGGCGTGGAGGTCATCACTCAGGGGAAGTCTTATGAGGAGATAATCGGCCAGGTTTCCCAGAAGCAGATCAATCTTTCCATTGAACGGGTGCTTAAAGGCGTGAGCACAGGCAAGAGCCATGATAATTTTGAGCTTTTGGCGGCGGCCAAGAAATTCGCGGTCTTTAAAATAAAGATGGAAGAAGTGGTGCAAGTGGATTACAGCGGAACGGTGACCCGCGAAAAAACAGGGCAATATAAAGAAAGGTAA
- a CDS encoding divalent-cation tolerance protein CutA, producing the protein MRIIVLITAKDKKQARRIADELVRFKLAACVNIVGDVRSIFIWQGKTERQAEVILIVKSTKARFKAIVKMVKSLHSYEVPEVIAVPIIDGSGDYLRWIDESVG; encoded by the coding sequence ATGCGTATAATAGTTCTGATCACCGCGAAAGATAAAAAACAGGCCCGTCGGATAGCCGATGAGTTGGTAAGGTTCAAGTTGGCTGCCTGCGTGAACATTGTCGGGGATGTCCGCTCCATATTTATTTGGCAGGGTAAGACCGAACGTCAGGCAGAGGTGATCCTTATCGTCAAGTCCACTAAAGCCAGGTTCAAGGCGATAGTCAAGATGGTGAAATCTTTGCATAGCTATGAGGTCCCGGAGGTCATTGCCGTGCCTATTATTGACGGCAGCGGCGACTATTTAAGGTGGATCGATGAATCTGTCGGTTAG
- a CDS encoding lactate utilization protein, with protein MQKDIAKLLDNWNKRNIKGIYLPKPSDVYTKLSSIIPVTATVGFSGSRTLEEIGLIKLLEARGNKVFNPYKPGLTNNENMKLRKLGAQADYYLSSANAIARTGELVFFSAFGQRIAGLANARHVIIIAGRNKVTDDLPSALERARQYVAPLNCKRLDWPAPCHADGKCHKEICFYPEYKRMCCQTLIIEAEPARDRLRVILVGTPLGF; from the coding sequence ATGCAAAAAGATATCGCGAAGCTCCTGGACAATTGGAATAAACGGAATATCAAAGGGATATATCTGCCTAAGCCCTCGGATGTTTATACGAAGCTGTCCAGTATCATTCCTGTTACTGCGACAGTGGGTTTTTCCGGTTCGCGGACCCTGGAAGAGATAGGTTTGATCAAATTATTGGAGGCTCGCGGCAACAAGGTTTTTAATCCTTATAAACCCGGGTTGACCAATAACGAGAACATGAAGCTGCGCAAGCTGGGAGCGCAAGCCGATTATTATCTATCCAGCGCGAACGCCATAGCCCGTACTGGGGAGTTGGTTTTCTTTAGCGCGTTCGGCCAGAGGATCGCCGGATTGGCCAATGCCAGGCATGTGATCATTATCGCCGGGAGGAATAAGGTCACCGATGATCTGCCTTCGGCGTTGGAAAGGGCCAGGCAATATGTCGCCCCGCTTAACTGTAAACGCCTGGATTGGCCGGCTCCTTGCCATGCGGACGGTAAATGCCACAAGGAGATCTGTTTTTACCCGGAATATAAAAGAATGTGCTGCCAGACATTGATCATAGAAGCTGAACCCGCGCGCGACAGGTTAAGAGTTATTCTTGTGGGAACGCCGCTGGGATTCTAA
- a CDS encoding TlpA family protein disulfide reductase — MIIGLFLSTPQAWAAGSLPATDISGPVNFTLNDLDSKAVSIAAYRGKKPVLLIFWTSWCPYCLIGLRDLNQKYPGLQRSGFDVLAINAGESRDKAARVAKDYELKFKVLLDIDQETVGYFRVVGIPLYVLLNKQGEVVFRDNRYPADEIAKRSAR; from the coding sequence ATGATTATCGGTTTGTTTTTATCAACGCCGCAGGCTTGGGCCGCGGGATCCCTGCCTGCAACGGATATATCCGGCCCGGTAAATTTTACGCTCAATGATCTTGATTCTAAGGCGGTATCCATTGCGGCATACCGGGGTAAAAAACCGGTTCTTTTGATCTTTTGGACGTCCTGGTGCCCGTATTGCCTTATCGGCCTGCGCGATCTTAACCAGAAATATCCGGGCCTGCAAAGATCCGGGTTTGATGTCCTGGCTATTAACGCCGGTGAATCGCGGGATAAGGCTGCGAGGGTCGCTAAGGATTATGAGCTGAAATTCAAGGTCCTCCTGGACATTGATCAGGAAACAGTCGGTTATTTCCGTGTTGTGGGTATTCCTTTGTACGTTTTGTTGAATAAGCAGGGAGAGGTGGTCTTCCGGGATAACCGTTATCCGGCGGATGAAATAGCCAAGAGATCAGCCCGATAA
- the pgeF gene encoding peptidoglycan editing factor PgeF — protein sequence MTTPTPVLKNDQARPFLGLFDKALVVGVSGRGHGNMSLNYGDTRDSLDNRKDFLGDLGIDLSRLVCAKQVHGCAVALIEEADAGKGACSYVEAIDNTDALITRQPGLALAIFTADCLPVFLYDPLTNSIGLVHAGWKGTKSGIAAETAGQMKKRFGARSGDLCAWMGPAIGGCCYQVGPEFADLFVSGLSEKENSLYLDLAAVNKEQLLSYGLKDKNISAAGQCTMCDGGQLFSYRKEGKAAGRMMSVMMLRDCRMDNRAKERSKRCV from the coding sequence ATGACGACGCCAACCCCGGTATTAAAAAATGATCAAGCCCGGCCTTTTTTGGGTTTATTCGATAAAGCCCTCGTTGTAGGGGTCAGCGGCCGCGGGCACGGGAATATGTCTTTGAATTACGGGGATACCCGGGATTCGCTGGATAACCGGAAGGATTTCTTAGGGGATTTAGGGATCGATCTATCCCGGCTGGTTTGCGCCAAACAAGTCCACGGATGCGCGGTGGCCCTGATCGAAGAGGCGGATGCGGGTAAAGGGGCTTGTTCTTACGTGGAAGCTATAGACAATACCGACGCGCTTATTACCAGGCAGCCCGGCCTGGCTTTGGCGATATTTACCGCTGATTGTTTGCCGGTATTTTTATATGACCCGTTGACCAATAGTATAGGTTTGGTCCACGCAGGATGGAAAGGGACAAAATCCGGTATCGCGGCTGAAACCGCAGGGCAGATGAAAAAGCGGTTTGGCGCCCGTTCCGGTGATCTGTGCGCCTGGATGGGACCGGCGATAGGCGGATGTTGTTATCAGGTCGGCCCGGAATTCGCGGATTTGTTCGTTTCCGGTTTGAGCGAAAAGGAAAACAGCCTTTATCTGGATTTGGCCGCGGTAAATAAAGAGCAGCTTTTATCATACGGTCTTAAGGATAAGAATATCTCGGCCGCAGGTCAGTGCACTATGTGTGATGGCGGGCAGTTGTTTTCGTATCGAAAGGAAGGCAAAGCCGCGGGCAGGATGATGTCAGTGATGATGCTCAGGGATTGCCGGATGGATAATCGCGCCAAGGAGCGCAGTAAAAGATGCGTATAA
- a CDS encoding DUF167 domain-containing protein yields MRLDIKVVPGSSRSAVKKENGVLKVYLTKPAHDGEANVQLIRVLAEYLGIKKYQLEIIKGHTSRNKVVQIDDDANPGIKK; encoded by the coding sequence ATGAGGCTGGATATAAAAGTCGTTCCCGGTTCAAGCCGCAGCGCGGTCAAAAAGGAGAACGGCGTTTTGAAGGTTTATTTGACCAAGCCCGCCCATGACGGTGAGGCCAATGTCCAGTTGATCCGCGTATTGGCCGAATATCTGGGCATAAAAAAATACCAGTTGGAGATAATAAAAGGCCATACCAGCAGGAACAAGGTTGTTCAAATAGATGACGACGCCAACCCCGGTATTAAAAAATGA
- a CDS encoding sulfite exporter TauE/SafE family protein yields the protein MNLSVSPWDYLFSFWGGVLVSFTPCIYPLIPVSVGVIGIKAAGSRLRGFFLSLVYVSGIAVTYSILGLFASLTGRLFGEIASHPWTYILVGGLISLFGLNMLGLFNLPLPQVIKIKTGERKTKGFPAVFLLGLSSGLVASPCVTPALVSILSHIATTRKVVYGMTLLMTFAYGMGFSLILAGTFSGLLVNIPRSGKWMVYIKRIAGALLLIMAGYFIYNGIERF from the coding sequence ATGAATCTGTCGGTTAGTCCCTGGGATTATCTTTTTTCCTTCTGGGGCGGGGTTTTGGTAAGTTTTACTCCCTGTATTTACCCGTTGATCCCGGTGAGCGTCGGGGTGATCGGGATAAAGGCCGCAGGCTCGCGTTTACGCGGATTCTTCCTAAGCCTGGTCTATGTGTCCGGCATAGCGGTAACGTATTCTATCCTTGGGCTTTTTGCTTCTTTGACCGGGCGTCTTTTTGGCGAGATCGCCTCGCATCCCTGGACTTATATCCTGGTCGGAGGGCTTATATCGCTCTTCGGGCTGAATATGCTCGGTTTATTTAATTTGCCTTTGCCGCAGGTAATAAAAATAAAGACCGGGGAGCGCAAGACCAAAGGTTTCCCGGCGGTTTTTTTGCTGGGTTTAAGTTCCGGGTTAGTGGCGTCACCGTGCGTGACCCCGGCGCTGGTCTCGATTTTAAGCCATATAGCCACTACCCGCAAGGTGGTTTACGGAATGACTCTTTTGATGACTTTCGCTTACGGCATGGGGTTCAGCCTTATACTGGCAGGGACGTTCTCCGGGCTATTGGTAAATATTCCCAGGTCGGGTAAATGGATGGTTTACATCAAGAGAATAGCCGGGGCGCTATTGTTGATCATGGCCGGGTATTTTATTTACAACGGGATCGAAAGGTTTTAA